A window from Solanum stenotomum isolate F172 chromosome 7, ASM1918654v1, whole genome shotgun sequence encodes these proteins:
- the LOC125870392 gene encoding protein disulfide isomerase pTAC5, chloroplastic: MASSLPLSFHIFTSNLHNNNTYTPKFFSLKNSSASFSVSHVCYSGSPEREESRWLREEQRWLREEQRWLREERRWETEREALLVQIRELQLRVKELESSRDSLLPEATSVTETVANIAKLLQLLKEGEGGKNVTVIAETGSIALPLVLEAAKQNEVVVKEAPQQEKVIREVPKESEGEGNKAKKKRTLKKGSEGDEVRLLQEQLLKLGFYCGEEDMEFSSFSSGTERAVKTWQASSDLREDGIMTSELLEKLYMVQNIDRVKENPKQPDGTEAKTSANGAPIASIMEIEEVQQTIVKEDGVSETEVSHHRVFLLGENRWEEPSRLSASKKPAETTSGSTTTKCITCRGEGRVLCMECDGTGEPNIEEQFMEWIDEGMKCPYCEGHGFITCDVCQGKKIMQA; the protein is encoded by the exons ATGGCGTCTTCACTACCACTGAGTTTCCATATCTTCACCTCAAATCTCCATAACAACAACACTTACACACCTAAATTCTTCTCTCTAAAAAACTCCTCGGCATCCTTCTCTGTATCTCACGTTTGCTACAGTGGTTCGCCGGAACGGGAGGAGTCGCGGTGGTTAAGGGAGGAGCAGCGGTGGTTGAGGGAGGAGCAACGGTGGTTAAGAGAAGAGAGAAGGTGGGAAACGGAGCGAGAAGCTTTGTTGGTTCAAATTCGGGAGTTACAGCTTCGTGTTAAGGAGCTTGAGAGTAGTAGGGATTCGCTTCTTCCAGAAGCTACTTCTGTAACGGAGACGGTAGCTAATATTGCTAAGTTATTGCAG CTGCTGAAGGAGGGGGAGGGGGGAAAGAATGTAACTGTGATTGCAGAAACTGGATCGATTGCGTTGCCATTAGTTTTAGAAGCAGCAAAGCAAAATGAGGTTGTTGTCAAGGAAGCACCACAACAAGAGAAGGTGATCAGGGAAGTTCCTAAAGAGTCAGAAGGAGAGGGTAACAAAGCCAAGAAGAAGCGGACTTTGAAAAAGGGATCTGAAGGAGATGAAGTTCGACTGCTGCAG GAACAATTGTTAAAATTGGGCTTTTATTGTGGTGAGGAAGATATGGAATTCTCCAGCTTCTCTAGTGGGACTGAGCGTGCTGTGAAAACTTGGCAG GCTTCATCTGATTTACGAGAAGATGGCATTATGACGTCTGAACTtcttgaaaaattatatatggtACAAAATATTGACAGAGTGAAGGAAAATCCCAAACAACCAGATGGAACTGAAGCTAAG ACTAGTGCAAATGGTGCACCAATTGCATCTATCATGGAAATAGAGGAAGTTCAGCAGACAATTGTCAAAGAAGATGGTGTATCTGAAACTGAGGTTTCACACCATCGAGTCTTTCTCCTCGGAGAGAACCGATGGGAAGAACCTTCCAGACTTTCTGCAAGTAAGAAACCAGCAGAGACTACTAGTGGCAGTACCACCACGAAGTGTATTACTTGTCGTGGAGAGGGTCGTGTATTATGCATGG AATGTGATGGGACTGGTGAACCAAACATTGAGGAACAG TTTATGGAATGGATAGATGAAGGAATGAAGTGTCCTTATTGTGAAGGCCATGGATTCATAACTTGTGATGTTTGTCAAGGCAAAAAGATAATGCAAGCTTAG